The following is a genomic window from Thermoanaerobaculia bacterium.
GCGACGCGCGTCGTGTCGAGACCGGACGGCGAGCCGAAGACCGCGTGGACCACCCCGGCGGCCTCGCAGTCAGAGAGGATGCCGCACACCCCGTCCTCGTCCGGAAGGTCCTCGAACGGCGAACCGATCGCGAGATCGTCGTAGCCGTCGCCGTCGATGTCGCCAGCGGCGAGCGCGAAGCCGAACTGGTCGTCGCTTTCGGTGCCGCCGTCGCCACCCGAAAGGTCATCCTGGTCGAAGACCTGCGTCCCGCCGAGGTGGAGGCCGAGGCTCGAAGAGTGGAAGGCCCAGACCGCGCCGGCGTTCCCGGCGAGGCCGTCGCTCTCGCCGGGGGCGCCCACGGCGAGATCGGTCGCGCCGTCGCCGTCGAAGTCGCCGAAGGCCAGGGCGGCGCCGAAGCGGTCGCCGGCCTGCGCGACTCCCACGACGCCGGGGCTGTCCTGGCCGGCGCACCAGTTGCGCGCGTTGCCCACGCCGCACGAGCCCGTTTGCGCTGGAAGGGCGAGCGGCGCCGCGAGGGCCAGCAAGAGAAGCGAAAAGGCAGGGCGAGAGCGGGTAGGCATGAAAACCTCCTCGGGTTGGGTCGCGACGAGGGAGATCGTTGCCGAATCGCGAACGCTTATCTCCTGACATTCGTCAGTGGCAAACCCTCGCTTCGGTGAGCGGGCCAGGGCCGGCGCCGGTATCGCGCAGGAGGGACCCGCCTGGGCGTCGAGTCAGCTGGAGGACCGCACGCCGGGGAAGCTGCACGGAATCGGACTGTCCATGAAAAACGAATCAAAGAGTTCATAATTCATGGTGGTCGGACGGGTGGGAGGCGAAGCCCAGCATCGCGCTCGCGCAGCGGCGCGCCCCGCAGCTCGAGCTGAAATCCAGGCCAACGAACTAAGATCCGAAGGGAAGAACGGGAGCTCCCTATGGCCATCGCGTCAGTCAATCCAGCCAACGGCAAGTTGCTGCACAGTTTCGATGAAGCGGGAGCGGCGGAGATCGAAATCGCGCTGGCTCTTGCCGAGAAGACCTTTCGGATCTGGCGCAGAGTCGGTTTCGCGGTGCGCGCCGCGAAGATGCGGCGCGCCGCGGAGATCCTCGAGGAGGACAGGCGCCGCTTCGGCGAGATCATGACGCTCGAGATGGGGAAGCCGATCGGCGCGGCGATTGCCGAGGTCGAGAAGTGCGCCTCGGTCTGCCGCTACTATGCCGAGCACGCCGAAGCGTTTCTCGCGCCGCAGGAGGTCGCGACCGACGCCGGCCGGAGCTACGTGCGCTACGACCCGCTGGGCTGCGTGCTGGCGGTGATGCCGTGGAACTTTCCGTTCTGGCAGGTGCTGCGCTTTGCCGCACCGACCCTCATGGCGGGCAACGTCGGCATTCTGAAGCACGCCTCGAACGTGCCGCAGTCGGCGCTCGCCATCGCCGAGGTCTTTTCGCGCGCCGGCTTCCCCGAGGGCTGCTTCCAGACGCTGCTCGTGGGCAGCGCGGCGGTCGCGAAGATGATCGACGACCCGCGCATCGCGGCGGTGACGCTCACCGGCAGCGAGGGGGCGGGGGTCGCTGTCGGCCGCGCCGCCGGCGCCCAGATCAAGAAGGCGGTGCTCGAGCTGGGCGGCAGCGACCCGTTCATCGTGCTGCCCTCCGCCGACCTCGCGAAGGCAGCGGCCACCGCGGTCAAGGCACGGACGATCAACAACGGCCAGTCGTGCATCGCGGCCAAACGCTTCATCGTCCACGAGGCGGTCTACGACCGCTTCGTCACGCTCTTCCTCGGCGGCATGGCGGCGCTGGTGGTGGGCGACCCGATGGATCCGGCGACCGAGATCGGCCCGCTCGCCACCGCACCGATCCGCGCCGAGCTGGCGGAGCAGGTGGAGCGCTCGGTGGCGGCGGGGGCGAAGCTCCTGCTGGGGGGCCGGATCCCCGACGGGCCGGGAAACTTCTACCCGCCGACCGTCCTCGCGGAGCCGGTACCCGGCTCGCCGGCCTGGGACGACGAGCTCTTCGGCCCGGTGGCGACGCTCTTCCGGGTGGCGGATCTCGACGCGGCGATCGCGCTCGCCAACCACAAGGTCTTCGGCCTGGGAGCTTCGGCGTGGACGAACGAAGCCGCCGAGCAGGAGCGCCTCGCGGTCGAGATCGAAGCCGGTTCGGTCTTCCTGAACGGCATGGTGAAGAGCGACCCGCGCCTGCCGTTCGGCGGCATCAAGCGCTCCGGCTTCGGTCGCGAGCTCTCGCTCGCCGGGATCCGCGAGTTCGTCAACGTGAAGACGGTCTGGATCGCCTAGCGCGACGAGCGTTGCCGCGGCCGCGGGGGCACTCCGGCACTCGGGAATCCAGGGCGGGCTCCTATTTGAAGCGTGGTCGCCCACCCTGGATTCCCGAGCGCCCGAGCGCCCCAGGGAACCGAAAGCGGGGACTGTCCCTATGTTTCACCATGTTTCATGGAAGTTCGCTGATTTCGCCTGGCGAATGGGCGGCTCTTCGTGACCTCTTTGTAGGCGAAATCAGTAAACTGTCACCAGTATTCCAGTCTCTATCGAACGACTGATTGGAGCTCCGATTGGTCAACGGCTGGCAGCTCACTCCGTACGCGATTCCGGCGCTGCTGGCCACGACTGCAGCGCTGGGACTGCTCGCGCTCACCTGGCGGCGCCGGCGTGCGCCGGGCGCTCCGGCTTTCGCCCTCCTCGTCGCGTCGACGGCGGTCTGGTCGGTCTTCGAGGCGGCGATCCTCTGCGCCCCCGACCTGCCGATGAAGCTCCTGCTGACCAAGTTCGAGTACATCGGCATCGTCCTCGCGCCCGTCGCCTGGCTGTTGTTCGCGGTGCGCTACTGCGGGCAGGACAGGTGGATCCGCGGCTGGCGGGGGCCGGCGCTCACCGCCGTTCCCGCTCTGACTCTGATTCTCGCCGCGACGCTCGATCGCCACCGTTGGATCTACGACAGCGTGCGCCTGGTCGAAAGAGACTCGACCCTGGTTCTCGCCGCCGACTACGGGACCTGGTTTCTGGTCTTCTCGATCTACAGCTACCTGATGATCGCGGCAGCGACTTTCCTGCTCCTCTGGACCCTGGGTCAGGCCAAAGAGACCTTCCGCGGGCAGATGGTGGCGGTGGTCGCGGCGCCGCTGCTCACTCTCGTGGGCAACGCCGCGTATCTTTCCAAGCTCGCCGTCATGCCGCCGATCGATCTCACCCCGATCGGCTTCACCCTGAGCATGATCCTCCTTTCGTTGGCGCTTTTCCGCTGGCAGTTCCTCGAGCTCGTGCCGCTCGCCCGGGATACCGTGATCGACGCCATGCCGGAGGGGGTCGTTCTGGCCGACGGCCGGGGTTGGGTGATCGACGCCAACCGTGCCGCGCTGCAGATTCTCGGCGCCGCGCCGGAAGCACTGATCGGCAGACCCGCCGACGAGGCTCTGCCGGCGCGGCTCGCCGAGCTCATCAGTGGCCCGCCGCGGCGAGAAGCCCGCGAGTGGGGTGCCTCCTTCGCGGGCGAGGAGCGCACCTACGACGCCATGGTCTCTCCTCTCGCGAGCCATGGGGGCACCGTTCGCGGCCGGCTGGTGGTGCTGCGCGACGTCACCGAGCGCAAGCGCAGCGAGCAGGCACTCGAGGCCGCCCAGGCGAAATTGCGATCCGCCAATCTGGAGCTCGAGCGGCTGGCCAGCACCGACCCGTTGACGCTGCTCGCCAACCGCCGGCAGTTCTTCGTGCGTCTGGAGGCGGAGCTCAAGCGGGCCCAGCGCCAGGGGGAGTCGCTGGCGCTCGTGATGCTCGACCTCGATCACTTCAAGGCGGTCAACGACGCCCACGGTCACGCGGTCGGCGACCTCGTGCTGAAGGAGGTCGG
Proteins encoded in this region:
- a CDS encoding NAD-dependent succinate-semialdehyde dehydrogenase, which codes for MAIASVNPANGKLLHSFDEAGAAEIEIALALAEKTFRIWRRVGFAVRAAKMRRAAEILEEDRRRFGEIMTLEMGKPIGAAIAEVEKCASVCRYYAEHAEAFLAPQEVATDAGRSYVRYDPLGCVLAVMPWNFPFWQVLRFAAPTLMAGNVGILKHASNVPQSALAIAEVFSRAGFPEGCFQTLLVGSAAVAKMIDDPRIAAVTLTGSEGAGVAVGRAAGAQIKKAVLELGGSDPFIVLPSADLAKAAATAVKARTINNGQSCIAAKRFIVHEAVYDRFVTLFLGGMAALVVGDPMDPATEIGPLATAPIRAELAEQVERSVAAGAKLLLGGRIPDGPGNFYPPTVLAEPVPGSPAWDDELFGPVATLFRVADLDAAIALANHKVFGLGASAWTNEAAEQERLAVEIEAGSVFLNGMVKSDPRLPFGGIKRSGFGRELSLAGIREFVNVKTVWIA
- a CDS encoding diguanylate cyclase, encoding MELRLVNGWQLTPYAIPALLATTAALGLLALTWRRRRAPGAPAFALLVASTAVWSVFEAAILCAPDLPMKLLLTKFEYIGIVLAPVAWLLFAVRYCGQDRWIRGWRGPALTAVPALTLILAATLDRHRWIYDSVRLVERDSTLVLAADYGTWFLVFSIYSYLMIAAATFLLLWTLGQAKETFRGQMVAVVAAPLLTLVGNAAYLSKLAVMPPIDLTPIGFTLSMILLSLALFRWQFLELVPLARDTVIDAMPEGVVLADGRGWVIDANRAALQILGAAPEALIGRPADEALPARLAELISGPPRREAREWGASFAGEERTYDAMVSPLASHGGTVRGRLVVLRDVTERKRSEQALEAAQAKLRSANLELERLASTDPLTLLANRRQFFVRLEAELKRAQRQGESLALVMLDLDHFKAVNDAHGHAVGDLVLKEVGALLSSCVREWDMAARLGGEEFALILPTTDREGAREVAERVRMRILDLRCRTAAGAVVTVSASCGGATLNDSVTTSDQLLVAADEALYRAKARGRDRVAMDETMVSGAPSPT